In Arachis hypogaea cultivar Tifrunner chromosome 2, arahy.Tifrunner.gnm2.J5K5, whole genome shotgun sequence, a genomic segment contains:
- the LOC112758997 gene encoding protein PSK SIMULATOR 1-like, producing MGGGETVNGAWLSAIWPLSRKIVSDEKEAIGILASEIVGVMSKIVNLWHSLSDRGVASLKEWITNSVGVKMLVSDDYYYLMELALDEILSSFQCLARYVARLGKRCKDPVYHRYESFVRNPAKNYVQWCGWEYAWKKMDRKVKKMERFVAAMSQLFQELEVLEDRQRTLKRMKANPKTHKGKLAEFEKKFNWHQQEVKNLKDISPWNRSFDYIVRLLARSLFTILERIILVFGNIHLPISQQQGDSIIIESKHALRRSPSLPVNTSSYVHPSETKRPVSSESEAEKKKNKNKNKNIKKELQQSRHIGAFQGVSKRYIDSQSCRIRIYSKLPEKGCFLKTAQLTLGDAALALHYANVIELIEKIVSSPHLIDHHTRDDLYSKLPTTIRTDLRAKLKWYAKRKHDPSIAAEWSVAMTQILGWLAPLAHNMIRWHEERNFEKEHTTSEASVLLVQTLYFANKAKTEAAIVELLVGLNYVCRINREAQIREARQPEFSRSRSFNRAQLRNHDLCYEI from the coding sequence ATGGGTGGGGGTGAAACTGTCAATGGGGCATGGCTAAGTGCTATTTGGCCACTTTCAAGAAAGATTGTATCAGATGAAAAAGAAGCAATTGGAATCCTGGCATCTGAGATTGTTGGAGTGATGTCTAAGATTGTAAATTTGTGGCATTCTTTAAGCGATCGAGGCGTAGCGAGTTTAAAAGAATGGATAACAAACTCGGTCGGGGTAAAAATGCTTGTTTCGGATGACTATTATTACTTGATGGAACTTGCATTGGATGAGATTCTCAGTAGCTTTCAATGTCTAGCAAGGTATGTGGCTAGATTGGGGAAAAGGTGCAAGGATCCGGTGTATCATCGGTACGAAAGCTTTGTTCGCAACCCGGCTAAGAACTATGTTCAATGGTGTGGTTGGGAGTATGCATGGAAGAAGATGGATAGGAAGGTAAAGAAAATGGAGAGGTTTGTTGCTGCTATGTCACAATTGTTCCAAGAGCTTGAAGTGTTGGAGGATCGCCAACGAACTCTGAAGCGAATGAAGGCGAATCCTAAGACTCATAAAGGGAAATTGGCCGAGTTCGAGAAGAAGTTCAATTGGCATCAGCAGGAAGTGAAGAATCTCAAAGACATATCTCCTTGGAACAGAAGTTTTGATTATATTGTGAGATTGTTGGCAAGATCATTGTTTACAATTTTGGAGAGAATCATACTTGTGTTTGGAAACATTCATCTCCCAATTTCGCAACAACAGGGCGATTCTATAATTATAGAATCTAAGCATGCTCTTCGGCGCAGCCCTTCCTTACCGGTTAATACTAGTTCTTATGTTCATCCTTCTGAGACTAAGAGGCCGGTGAGCTCTGAATCCGAagctgaaaagaaaaagaataagaacaagaacaagaacataaAGAAAGAACTGCAGCAGTCGAGGCATATCGGCGCCTTCCAAGGTGTTTCTAAGAGGTATATTGACTCTCAATCTTGTAGAATTAGAATATATTCTAAACTACCTGAAAAGGGTTGTTTCTTAAAGACGGCGCAATTGACCCTAGGTGATGCGGCTTTAGCCCTGCATTATGCAAATGTGATTGAATTGATAGAGAAAATAGTGTCATCCCCGCATCTTATTGATCATCATACTAGAGATGACTTGTATAGCAAGTTACCAACTACAATAAGGACTGATCTGAGGGCAAAGCTTAAATGGTATGCAAAACGCAAGCATGATCCGAGCATTGCAGCCGAATGGAGCGTGGCGATGACACAGATTCTTGGATGGTTGGCGCCGCTTGCTCACAACATGATAAGGTGGCATGAAGAGAGGAACTTTGAGAAGGAACACACTACTTCAGAAGCAAGTGTTTTGCTTGTTCAAACACTTTACTTTGCAAACAAAGCAAAAACTGAAGCTGCAATTGTTGAGCTCCTTGTTGGTCTAAACTATGTTTGCCGGATTAACAGAGAAGCTCAAATCCGAGAGGCGCGGCAGCCGGAATTCTCTAGATCAAGGTCTTTCAATCGTGCTCAATTGAGAAATCATGATTTGTGCTATGAGATTTAA
- the LOC112759012 gene encoding probable 3-deoxy-D-manno-octulosonic acid transferase, mitochondrial isoform X2 yields MAYSTKKGLLLYNVYRTLTYALSPLIRLHLRWRISRGLDHRCRWPERLGRPSLPRRPGPLVWFHAVSLGEGMAAVPVIRECVRKMPNVNVLMTITTMSAFEVLRNWLPSEIIFQFSPLDTPSSIDSFLRYWKPKAIILMESELWPNLIMHASQNGITLALLNARMSEKSFEVWSRPVLLPLISLMLSKFSLIAPLSTEQGIRFQLLQAPPAIISFSGDLKYVIEDFGVNGRGGKSIDDLRLQLAHKQVWMASSIHRGEEEIILGVHTTLMQLQPNILIIIVPRHPQHGREIAKKLEKEGQNVILRSQHKKLKPETNIYVVDTLGELRHLYMLTPIAVIGGSFLPGSTGHNISEAASAGCAVLTGCHIGHFSHMVLEMQRLNPLSVLQVSGKMELEKTLIQLLTNATLLEAHRKAAKEAFSRLSSDIVTNTVLNGGFIQEKS; encoded by the exons ATGGCGTATTCAACGAAGAAGGGTTTGCTACTGTACAACGTATATAGAACTTTAACCTACGCTCTCTCGCCGCTGATTCGGCTCCACTTGAGGTGGCGCATTTCCCGAGGCCTCGACCACCGTTGCCGGTGGCCGGAGCGACTCGGTCGCCCTTCCCTACCACGGCGACCGGGACCTCTGGTGTGGTTTCACGCTGTGTCATTAGGAGAAGGAATGGCGGCGGTTCCAGTGATCAGAGAGTGCGTTCGGAAGATGCCGAACGTGAACGTGTTGATGACAATCACTACTATGTCTGCGTT TGAAGTATTAAGGAACTGGCTGCCAAGTGAAATCATTTTTCAG TTTTCTCCACTTGATACACCTAGTTCCATTGATTCATTCCTTCGTTACTGGAAACCAAAAGCTATTATACTGATGGAAAGTGAACTCTGGCCAAATCTTATCATGCATGCTTCCCAAAATGGT ATAACACTGGCATTGTTAAATGCTCGGATGTCTGAAAAGTCCTTTGAAGTTTGGTCAAGACCAGTGCTTCTACCCCTAATTTCATTGATGTTATCCAAATTTTCCTTGATTGCTCCATTG AGTACAGAGCAGGGCATCCGGTTCCAGCTACTGCAAGCTCCTCCTGCTATCATAAGCTTTTCTGGTGATTTAAAGTACG TAATAGAAGATTTTGGAGTCAATGGAAGAGGGGGGAAAAGTATAGATGATCTGAGATTACAGCTTGCTCACAAACAGGTTTGGATGGCTTCTTCCATTCATAGGGGAGAAGAAgaaa TAATATTAGGAGTTCACACTACCCTTATGCAACTGCAACCTAATATATTGATTATTATTGTCCCTCGTCATCCACAGCATGGGCGTGAGATTGCCAAA AAACTGGAGAAGGAAGGACAAAATGTAATTTTGAGGTCCCAACATAAGAAGCTTAAGCCAGAAACAAACATATATGTGGTGGACACTCTGG GCGAATTAAGACACTTGTATATGTTAACACCAATCGCTGTGATTGGGGGTTCATTCCTCCCTGGTTCAACTGGCCATAATATCTCGGAAGCTGCTTCGGCTGGATGTGCTGTTTTGACAG GTTGTCATATTGGACATTTCTCACACATGGTGCTGGAAATGCAACGATTGAATCCATTGTCAGTCCTTCAG GTCTCTGGAAAAATGGAGCTTGAAAAAACTCTCATTCAGCTTTTGACAAATGCAACACTATTGGAAGCACATCGCAAAGCTGCAAAGGAAGCATTTTCTCGTTTGTCCAGTGACATTGTCACAAAC ACTGTCCTCAATGGAGGCTTCATTCAAGAAAAAAGTTGA
- the LOC112759012 gene encoding probable 3-deoxy-D-manno-octulosonic acid transferase, mitochondrial isoform X1: MAYSTKKGLLLYNVYRTLTYALSPLIRLHLRWRISRGLDHRCRWPERLGRPSLPRRPGPLVWFHAVSLGEGMAAVPVIRECVRKMPNVNVLMTITTMSAFEVLRNWLPSEIIFQFSPLDTPSSIDSFLRYWKPKAIILMESELWPNLIMHASQNGITLALLNARMSEKSFEVWSRPVLLPLISLMLSKFSLIAPLSTEQGIRFQLLQAPPAIISFSGDLKYVIEDFGVNGRGGKSIDDLRLQLAHKQVWMASSIHRGEEEIILGVHTTLMQLQPNILIIIVPRHPQHGREIAKKLEKEGQNVILRSQHKKLKPETNIYVVDTLGELRHLYMLTPIAVIGGSFLPGSTGHNISEAASAGCAVLTGCHIGHFSHMVLEMQRLNPLSVLQVSGKMELEKTLIQLLTNATLLEAHRKAAKEAFSRLSSDIVTNVWNLLNSRIFSKFSA, from the exons ATGGCGTATTCAACGAAGAAGGGTTTGCTACTGTACAACGTATATAGAACTTTAACCTACGCTCTCTCGCCGCTGATTCGGCTCCACTTGAGGTGGCGCATTTCCCGAGGCCTCGACCACCGTTGCCGGTGGCCGGAGCGACTCGGTCGCCCTTCCCTACCACGGCGACCGGGACCTCTGGTGTGGTTTCACGCTGTGTCATTAGGAGAAGGAATGGCGGCGGTTCCAGTGATCAGAGAGTGCGTTCGGAAGATGCCGAACGTGAACGTGTTGATGACAATCACTACTATGTCTGCGTT TGAAGTATTAAGGAACTGGCTGCCAAGTGAAATCATTTTTCAG TTTTCTCCACTTGATACACCTAGTTCCATTGATTCATTCCTTCGTTACTGGAAACCAAAAGCTATTATACTGATGGAAAGTGAACTCTGGCCAAATCTTATCATGCATGCTTCCCAAAATGGT ATAACACTGGCATTGTTAAATGCTCGGATGTCTGAAAAGTCCTTTGAAGTTTGGTCAAGACCAGTGCTTCTACCCCTAATTTCATTGATGTTATCCAAATTTTCCTTGATTGCTCCATTG AGTACAGAGCAGGGCATCCGGTTCCAGCTACTGCAAGCTCCTCCTGCTATCATAAGCTTTTCTGGTGATTTAAAGTACG TAATAGAAGATTTTGGAGTCAATGGAAGAGGGGGGAAAAGTATAGATGATCTGAGATTACAGCTTGCTCACAAACAGGTTTGGATGGCTTCTTCCATTCATAGGGGAGAAGAAgaaa TAATATTAGGAGTTCACACTACCCTTATGCAACTGCAACCTAATATATTGATTATTATTGTCCCTCGTCATCCACAGCATGGGCGTGAGATTGCCAAA AAACTGGAGAAGGAAGGACAAAATGTAATTTTGAGGTCCCAACATAAGAAGCTTAAGCCAGAAACAAACATATATGTGGTGGACACTCTGG GCGAATTAAGACACTTGTATATGTTAACACCAATCGCTGTGATTGGGGGTTCATTCCTCCCTGGTTCAACTGGCCATAATATCTCGGAAGCTGCTTCGGCTGGATGTGCTGTTTTGACAG GTTGTCATATTGGACATTTCTCACACATGGTGCTGGAAATGCAACGATTGAATCCATTGTCAGTCCTTCAG GTCTCTGGAAAAATGGAGCTTGAAAAAACTCTCATTCAGCTTTTGACAAATGCAACACTATTGGAAGCACATCGCAAAGCTGCAAAGGAAGCATTTTCTCGTTTGTCCAGTGACATTGTCACAAACGTATGGAATTTGCTAAATTCTCGGATCTTTAGTAAATTTTCTGCATAG
- the LOC112759012 gene encoding probable 3-deoxy-D-manno-octulosonic acid transferase, mitochondrial isoform X3, whose translation MAYSTKKGLLLYNVYRTLTYALSPLIRLHLRWRISRGLDHRCRWPERLGRPSLPRRPGPLVWFHAVSLGEGMAAVPVIRECVRKMPNVNVLMTITTMSAFEVLRNWLPSEIIFQFSPLDTPSSIDSFLRYWKPKAIILMESELWPNLIMHASQNGITLALLNARMSEKSFEVWSRPVLLPLISLMLSKFSLIAPLSTEQGIRFQLLQAPPAIISFSGDLKYVIEDFGVNGRGGKSIDDLRLQLAHKQVWMASSIHRGEEEIILGVHTTLMQLQPNILIIIVPRHPQHGREIAKKLEKEGQNVILRSQHKKLKPETNIYVVDTLVIHHIYS comes from the exons ATGGCGTATTCAACGAAGAAGGGTTTGCTACTGTACAACGTATATAGAACTTTAACCTACGCTCTCTCGCCGCTGATTCGGCTCCACTTGAGGTGGCGCATTTCCCGAGGCCTCGACCACCGTTGCCGGTGGCCGGAGCGACTCGGTCGCCCTTCCCTACCACGGCGACCGGGACCTCTGGTGTGGTTTCACGCTGTGTCATTAGGAGAAGGAATGGCGGCGGTTCCAGTGATCAGAGAGTGCGTTCGGAAGATGCCGAACGTGAACGTGTTGATGACAATCACTACTATGTCTGCGTT TGAAGTATTAAGGAACTGGCTGCCAAGTGAAATCATTTTTCAG TTTTCTCCACTTGATACACCTAGTTCCATTGATTCATTCCTTCGTTACTGGAAACCAAAAGCTATTATACTGATGGAAAGTGAACTCTGGCCAAATCTTATCATGCATGCTTCCCAAAATGGT ATAACACTGGCATTGTTAAATGCTCGGATGTCTGAAAAGTCCTTTGAAGTTTGGTCAAGACCAGTGCTTCTACCCCTAATTTCATTGATGTTATCCAAATTTTCCTTGATTGCTCCATTG AGTACAGAGCAGGGCATCCGGTTCCAGCTACTGCAAGCTCCTCCTGCTATCATAAGCTTTTCTGGTGATTTAAAGTACG TAATAGAAGATTTTGGAGTCAATGGAAGAGGGGGGAAAAGTATAGATGATCTGAGATTACAGCTTGCTCACAAACAGGTTTGGATGGCTTCTTCCATTCATAGGGGAGAAGAAgaaa TAATATTAGGAGTTCACACTACCCTTATGCAACTGCAACCTAATATATTGATTATTATTGTCCCTCGTCATCCACAGCATGGGCGTGAGATTGCCAAA AAACTGGAGAAGGAAGGACAAAATGTAATTTTGAGGTCCCAACATAAGAAGCTTAAGCCAGAAACAAACATATATGTGGTGGACACTCTGG TCATCCATCACATATATTCTTGA
- the LOC140177668 gene encoding auxin-induced protein 15A-like: MACMWLKQACSGGGCGKKLPADVPRGHLAVTVGEANRRFVIRADYLNHPVLQQLLDQYEGHGFNKSGPLSIPCDEFLFEDIIQSLRGGGTAAESRRPSCPHVPMKESTPLLHSFDSKRRSRS, translated from the coding sequence ATGGCTTGCATGTGGCTCAAGCAAGCTTGCAGTGGTGGCGGCTGTGGGAAGAAGCTTCCAGCCGATGTGCCACGAGGACACCTAGCCGTAACAGTTGGGGAAGCAAACCGGAGGTTCGTGATAAGGGCAGATTATTTGAACCATCCAGTACTACAACAATTGCTAGATCAATATGAAGGGCATGGATTCAACAAGAGTGGTCCTCTGTCTATACCTTGTGATGAGTTCCTCTTTGAGGACATAATTCAGTCCCTTAGAGGCGGTGGCACCGCAGCTGAATCACGTAGACCCTCTTGTCCCCATGTGCCAATGAAGGAGTCTACACCACTACTTCATAGCTTTGATAGCAAAAGGAGAAGTAGGAGCTAA